The region CAGGTTGCCAAGCATTACTATTTTCCAGGGTGGCACCAACCGATCAGCATGGGCGAACTCATCATCAACATGGATCGATGGAACGCTCTCAACACAACCCAGCAAGAGATTGTCAAAGCGGCGTGTAAAGAGAGCATGCTTCGCGGGCTGGCGCAGGGTGAGGCCATCCAATTCGGCGCTTTGCAGGAATTGCAGAACAAAGGCGTCACGCTACATCGCTGGTCGCCCGAGATCCTAGCAGCGCTTGAGAAAGCCTGGCAGGAAGTTGTCGCGGAAGAAGCGGCGGCAAATGCTGACTTTGCCCGGGTCTGGGAGTCGCTCAGCGAGTTCCGCAAGAACTATAAGGTATGGGGTGATTACGGCTACCTCGACTAAGTCAGGATAAGGCGCGACGACATGACGATTGCGGCATTGCCGCACTGCCTTGCGCTCGCCCGTCCCCTGCTGTGGGTCGGGCGGGTGGCGGCGGTTGCAGCGATGATTGGTATTTGCTCCATAGCAGCCATGGCCCAAGAGGGTGATGCAGAGAACTAAGATCCGATCGGGCTGCGCACACGTGTGGGCTGGACGTCGCTCCCATACAATATTTATCGTAGGGCCTCAGGCGGCCGCAGCCTGATTAGGCGGTTGCTATGTGGAGAGCGGGCGAGCCGCGAATGACTTGGGCGCGCGCGTGTATGGCTTGGCCTCGTAATCTAGTGCTTTTGGCGTTTCTGAGTGCCAACGGAACTGCGGCGGATGCACCACATGTTGTGACGAGCATAGCCCCAGTGCAAGCCTTGGCGACTGGCGTGACCCAAGGCGTCACCGAGCCAACACTTCTGTTGCGCGGAGCAGGCTCGCCCCATGACAACCAGCTCAAACCCTCCGATGCGTCGGCGCTCGCTGCCGCCGACATCGTTTTTTGGGTTGGACCGGAACTGGAGAGATTTCTTGTTCGACCCTTGGAATCACTGGCGAGATCGGCAGCTATCGTGTCGCTGTTGGAGGCTGACGGCATTGTCAAATTGCCCGCCCGCGCTCATGAAATCTGGCATGTTGAGGCGCACTCTGAACTCAGCCAATCTTCGAACATCACCGATCCGCATATCTGGCTTTCGCCTGCGAATGCCCGCGCGATAGTTACAGCGATGGTCAACACACTTGCCGAAGTAGATCCCGAACACATAGATGTTTACCATAAGAATCGTGATAAGTTGCATGTGCAATTATGGGAGCTTGAGATTGACCTGAGCACCA is a window of Alphaproteobacteria bacterium DNA encoding:
- a CDS encoding zinc ABC transporter substrate-binding protein gives rise to the protein MAWPRNLVLLAFLSANGTAADAPHVVTSIAPVQALATGVTQGVTEPTLLLRGAGSPHDNQLKPSDASALAAADIVFWVGPELERFLVRPLESLARSAAIVSLLEADGIVKLPARAHEIWHVEAHSELSQSSNITDPHIWLSPANARAIVTAMVNTLAEVDPEHIDVYHKNRDKLHVQLWELEIDLSTTLAPVRNIPFVVLHDAYQYLEHAFGLRAVSAVTLGPVRRPGIQYLQKLTHQLDRVDAPCLFGEIGVVSPIATQLTRDWGLRSGQLDPLGIARQEGPEGYLAMMRANAVALVACLSEAP